CTGCACGCCGGTCGTCGGGGCCGACGATTCTGAGGTAGTGCCGGAAGTCGGCGATCGCGTCGGTGCGCCGGCCGATCGCCTGCAGCACGACGCCGCGGTTGAACAGCGCGGCCGCAAAGTTCGGCCGTTCTTTCAGCACGGTGTCGAGCTGCTTGAGCGCGTCGAGGTCGTGCCCGCTTTGATGCAGCGCGGTCGCATAGTCGATGCGCACGTCGGGGTTGCCGGGATCGAGCGCGAGCGCACGCGCGTAGAGGCCGGCCGCTTTGTCGAACTTTTGCGCGTCGAACTCCATGTTGCCGAGCTGCACCAGCGCGGCCAGGTCCTTCGGGTTGCGCGCCAGTCGCGCGCGCAGCTCGGTG
The window above is part of the Candidatus Eremiobacterota bacterium genome. Proteins encoded here:
- a CDS encoding tetratricopeptide repeat protein, which gives rise to MGLPARIAIPILAVFAVVFLGVLGWFLRIGFGTTGSAFGPSAQAEQGDARIQATPAPLATEPPGTFTVPQTGTGPVRGSTALPGAGVGGGTPAGPPGPVMQELTELRARLARNPKDLAALVQLGNMEFDAQKFDKAAGLYARALALDPGNPDVRIDYATALHQSGHDLDALKQLDTVLKERPNFAAALFNRGVVLQAIGRRTDAIADFRHYLRIVGPDDRRAADARAALQQLGG